In Flavobacterium endoglycinae, one DNA window encodes the following:
- a CDS encoding DUF58 domain-containing protein, whose translation MDTKELLKKVRKIEIKTKRLSNHIFSGEYHSSFKGRGMTFSEVRQYQYGDDIRNIDWNVTARYNEAHVKVFEEERELTMVLMVDISGSEGFGSKSQFKKDIVTEIAATMAFSATQNNDKIGLILFSDNVELYIPPKKGRSHVLRIIRELIEFEPKSHKTDVGQALKFLSGTQKKKAIVFMISDFMSDNYEHSLKIASKKHDLTGVRVYDIREERIPNLGMLTMLDAETGKTQLVDTSSKTVRLNYEKHYQERVNYFKDTFRKSGAGIVNTRVDENYVTKLLGYFKSR comes from the coding sequence ATGGATACAAAAGAGCTTTTAAAAAAAGTACGGAAAATAGAAATCAAAACCAAAAGACTGAGCAATCATATCTTTTCGGGTGAATACCACTCTTCATTTAAAGGACGAGGAATGACGTTTAGCGAAGTACGTCAATACCAATACGGAGATGATATTCGTAACATCGATTGGAATGTAACCGCACGTTATAACGAAGCCCACGTAAAAGTTTTTGAAGAAGAACGTGAATTAACCATGGTTTTAATGGTTGATATTTCGGGTTCTGAAGGTTTTGGTTCCAAAAGCCAGTTCAAAAAAGATATCGTAACCGAAATTGCGGCTACAATGGCCTTTTCTGCTACACAAAATAATGACAAAATTGGTTTGATATTATTTTCGGATAATGTTGAACTATACATTCCTCCCAAAAAAGGGCGTTCGCACGTTTTGAGAATCATCCGCGAATTGATCGAGTTTGAACCAAAAAGCCACAAAACAGATGTTGGACAGGCTTTAAAATTCTTATCGGGAACACAAAAAAAGAAAGCCATTGTTTTTATGATTTCAGATTTTATGTCGGATAATTACGAGCATAGTTTGAAAATTGCTTCAAAAAAGCATGACCTTACAGGCGTTCGTGTGTATGACATCCGAGAAGAAAGAATTCCGAATTTAGGAATGTTAACAATGCTGGATGCCGAAACCGGAAAAACACAGTTGGTAGACACGAGTTCAAAAACAGTGCGATTGAATTACGAAAAGCATTATCAGGAAAGAGTGAATTATTTCAAAGATACTTTCCGTAAATCTGGAGCAGGAATTGTCAACACCAGAGTTGACGAAAATTATGTTACCAAACTATTAGGCTATTTCAAATCACGATAA
- a CDS encoding AAA family ATPase, protein MEENTTTLDIRAINEKIERESAFIDLLTMEMNKVIVGQKHMVERLLIGLLGQGHILLEGVPGLAKTLAINTLSQAVQGSFSRIQFTPDLLPADVIGTMIYNIKANEFSIKKGPIFANFVLADEINRAPAKVQSALLEAMQEKQVTIGDSTFKLDRPFLVLATQNPVEQEGTYALPEAQVDRFMLKTVIDYPKIDEERFVIRQNLKGSFEKVNPVVSVDQILRAQEAVREVYMDEKIEKYILDIIFATRYPEKYKLADLKPLISFGASPRGSINLANAAKCYAFIKRRGYVIPEDVRAVVHDVLRHRVGITYEAEAENITSVDIINKIVNEIEVP, encoded by the coding sequence ATGGAAGAAAATACAACGACTTTAGACATTAGAGCGATAAATGAAAAAATTGAGAGAGAAAGTGCTTTTATAGACCTTCTTACAATGGAAATGAACAAAGTTATTGTGGGCCAGAAACACATGGTCGAGCGTTTATTAATCGGTCTATTAGGTCAGGGTCACATTTTATTAGAAGGTGTTCCGGGGTTAGCAAAAACTTTAGCGATTAATACTTTATCGCAAGCAGTTCAGGGTTCTTTCAGCCGTATCCAGTTTACGCCGGATTTATTACCTGCCGATGTTATCGGAACCATGATTTACAACATTAAAGCAAACGAATTCTCAATTAAAAAAGGGCCAATTTTTGCCAATTTCGTACTTGCCGATGAGATCAACCGTGCTCCTGCAAAAGTACAATCTGCACTTCTTGAGGCAATGCAGGAAAAGCAAGTTACAATTGGTGATTCAACTTTCAAATTAGACCGTCCGTTTTTAGTTTTAGCAACTCAAAACCCTGTTGAACAAGAAGGAACATATGCGCTTCCTGAAGCACAGGTTGACCGTTTTATGTTGAAAACTGTTATTGATTATCCAAAAATTGACGAAGAACGTTTCGTAATCCGCCAAAACCTAAAAGGAAGCTTTGAAAAGGTAAATCCTGTAGTTTCGGTAGATCAAATTTTACGTGCGCAGGAAGCGGTTCGTGAAGTTTATATGGATGAAAAAATTGAGAAATACATTTTGGATATCATTTTTGCTACACGTTATCCTGAAAAATACAAATTAGCCGATTTAAAACCGCTTATCAGCTTTGGAGCATCTCCGCGTGGAAGTATCAACTTAGCAAATGCTGCTAAGTGTTACGCTTTTATCAAACGCCGCGGCTATGTAATCCCAGAAGATGTTCGTGCAGTTGTGCATGATGTTTTACGCCACAGAGTGGGAATCACGTATGAAGCTGAAGCCGAAAACATTACTTCTGTAGACATTATCAACAAAATCGTAAACGAGATTGAAGTACCTTAA
- a CDS encoding aldo/keto reductase, protein MSKTALSPIISGTMNWGIWDKNLTTKEMENMIQICIENKITTFDHADIYGDYTTEADFGKAFKTSKISREKLQLITKCGIQMVTENRPENKIKYYDYSKDYIIKSVEGSLKNLKTDYVDVFLLHRPSPLMQADEIAEAVEKLKADGKIIDFGLSNFTSSQTELIRQKTEVSYNQVQFSATHFEPMVDGSLDYMQTHGIRPLSWNPLGTVFREDTKKTRRLKKLFSTLLEKYHLGADTLLLAWVLKHPAGVIPIAGTVNVARIQSLVKAAELEMDKEDWFSIWTESMGEDVP, encoded by the coding sequence ATGAGTAAAACAGCATTATCGCCTATTATTTCAGGCACTATGAATTGGGGAATCTGGGATAAAAACCTGACAACTAAAGAAATGGAAAACATGATACAAATTTGTATCGAAAACAAAATTACTACTTTTGATCACGCCGATATTTACGGAGATTATACCACCGAAGCAGATTTTGGAAAAGCTTTTAAAACAAGTAAAATTTCAAGAGAAAAATTACAGTTAATTACCAAATGCGGTATTCAGATGGTAACTGAAAACCGACCTGAAAACAAAATTAAATATTACGATTATTCTAAAGATTACATCATTAAATCTGTTGAAGGATCGTTAAAGAATTTGAAAACAGATTATGTTGATGTGTTTTTACTGCACAGACCAAGTCCCTTAATGCAGGCCGATGAAATTGCGGAAGCTGTTGAAAAATTAAAAGCCGATGGAAAAATCATCGATTTTGGGCTTTCAAATTTCACAAGTTCTCAGACTGAATTGATCCGCCAGAAAACCGAAGTAAGCTACAATCAAGTACAGTTTTCGGCAACGCATTTTGAACCAATGGTTGACGGAAGTTTAGATTATATGCAGACACATGGAATTCGTCCGTTATCATGGAACCCGCTTGGAACTGTTTTTAGAGAAGATACGAAAAAAACACGCCGTTTGAAAAAACTGTTTTCGACCTTATTGGAGAAATATCACTTAGGCGCAGATACTCTTTTATTAGCATGGGTTTTAAAACATCCGGCTGGAGTTATTCCAATTGCTGGAACGGTTAACGTTGCCAGAATTCAATCTCTAGTAAAAGCAGCAGAATTGGAAATGGATAAAGAAGATTGGTTTTCCATCTGGACAGAAAGTATGGGCGAAGATGTGCCTTAA